The genomic stretch GGGACATGCCCAAAGATcacataaaaaaggaaggaatcagGGCATGAATCAGATCTAGAATAGGGTGTCTATAACCAAAGACAGTCAAGATGGAGGAAACAAATTCCAGACAGGAAACAGAAGGCTGGTTCTGTAAAGATTTTTTGAGGCAATGCTACAGGGAAGCAGATGGTGCAGGGGAGAGGACAGGGAACATTTTTTTTAGCAGCATCTACCAAAACAAATTTTACTTCATATGTGTTTTATGAGGGGAAAAAGACTGTAGGACTTTTCAGAGTTTTTAATATACTAGTGTGCCTAGTGAAACTCTAAGCTGTGTGTATTAGGGAGTGTGGGGATTGAACAGGCAGCACTTTGCACATGTGTTTATTTTGCTTGGAGGTGGAAACATGCTACACATTTTAGGGAACACTCTTTTATTAAATACCTGTGGCTTTTCTTGAGAGTAGGAAAGGTAAGCCAAGAATGCTTGCCAGCAGTTGAGTAACAAGCAAAAATTTTTATCAAACACCTATGTGTTAGCCAGAaatgaccccaggaccccaacatTTGGGCCCAACAATGGGAAAGATATAAAACCagtatcagggacacctgggtggctcagtggttgagcgtctgcctttggctcagggtgtgatcccggggtcctgggatggagccccacatcgggctccccacagacagcctgcatctccctctgcctgtgtctctgcctctctgtgtctttcatgaatacataaataaaatcttaaaaaaaaaaaaaaacaggatagaGAAGTCACCAGATCatcacctcttcttttttaaagaagatttttacctatttatttgaggtagagagagcacaggctggaaggaggggcagggagagaaacagactccccgctgagcagggagcccaatgggggactcaatcccaggatcccgagatcatgacctgagccgaaggcagatgcgtaactgagccttccaggtgcccccagatcaTCACCTTTTACGACCATCCCCAGAAACTTTTCCCCCAAATTCCCAAAGTGCTATTACAACCCTTCTCTCcagaattctctttccttctcctgtgGATGCTCATTTTCTTAACAGAGAAGGGAGTTAACACCATGGGTACTTCTCTTGGGATTTTTCCAGTAGCATAGGGTGAAGGCCATAAAGGAAGTTTcattgagaaaagaaagatgaacttaagagtttaaaaatgtcttcttagtacagagaaagaagaaatcaagaaaggaTCCCCTGccaaagcacaaagaaaataGTTCATCAAAAAACAAACGTTAATTTCTCTAGCATTAGCAGGGAATTACCCACCATGGGGATTAATCAAAAGATGAGAGACTTCCCCTCAAATACCCGAGGTTGGCTAAGGGTCCTACCCAGCTCAGAAGAGCAAGCCAGCAAAGAGAAGCCACTCCTCCCTGCCTTACACAATGCTGTGTTTTTAGGTTAATCCTCCAAGGATATTACGGTAACTTTCAGTGGTTAATGAATAGCTTCTAAGTGCCTGCTTCACTTAATTGTCCAAAGGCCAGTTGGTCCCAGAGCACATAAAGCTCCAAGCTGGCTAATGAGAGCATTGTCTCTGAGCAAGGAAGCAGGGGAGTGGAAACGTTCCAAAGGAGCTGGGATGCAAAACAGAATGGGTTTAGTTTTCTGTGCCTTTGCCCTCTTGATGGGCTTCCTGATGATCTGCCTGGGGGCCTTCTTCATTTCCTCAGGATCAATATTCAACTGTCGAGGGAACCTGATCCTGGCCTATATGCTTCTGCCACTGGGGTTTGTGATCCTCCTGAGTGGAATTTTCTGGAGCACCTACCGCCAGGCAAGTAAAAGCAAAGGAGTGTTCACCCATGTGCTCAGAAGACATCTTTCTCATGGGGCACTGCCCCTGGCCACTGTCGACAGGTATGTGCTGAGAGGCCAGAGGATGGAGGAGGGTTGCAATGGGACTGAATTCTGGAAAAGCAGAATGAACCTAACCCCACTGTGGAGCAAGATGTGGAGCAATATGTGGAGCACGTCCTGCAGGGGGCTGTAGGTCTAGAACTGAAGCTTTCCTGTCGGGAAATTACTCT from Canis aureus isolate CA01 chromosome 1, VMU_Caureus_v.1.0, whole genome shotgun sequence encodes the following:
- the TMEM252 gene encoding transmembrane protein 252 — protein: MRALSLSKEAGEWKRSKGAGMQNRMGLVFCAFALLMGFLMICLGAFFISSGSIFNCRGNLILAYMLLPLGFVILLSGIFWSTYRQASKSKGVFTHVLRRHLSHGALPLATVDRPDFYPPAYEESLDAEKQPCPTEGEVSDIPPPLYTEPGLEFEDAADAHPEAPPSYEESVAGGVPAATPLQDAERQSRGC